Within Candidatus Poribacteria bacterium, the genomic segment GATCATATAGGTATATCGATTCGACCATCCCTCCACCGCCCCGAAGATGGCGACCCACACGGGGAGACTGCAGACGAAGAGGATGGAGCCGAGCGAGACGTATCTGGTCAATCCCACCGTCACAGCCCAAACGCCCAATCCCAGGAGGGTCAACATCGGGTCAAGGGCAAGGAATGCGCCGATGGTCGCCGCTATGCCTTTTCCCCCCTTAAACTTCAGATAGACGGTCCAGTTGTGGCCGATGATGGCTGCCACACCACAGGCTGCTGTGAGATATGGGACTTCACCTCCCAGCCTCGATACGAATCTCGCTGAGATATAAGCCTTTAGGACGTCCAAAACCAACGTAGCGAACCCCGGTCCGGGACCGGCCACCCGGAGCACGTTGGTGAAGCCTATGTTTCCGCTGCCGTATCTCCGAACATCCACTCTCTTCCAGCCTTTTGCGATTATCAGCCCGAAGGGGATCGCTCCGATGAGGTAGCTTAAGAGTAAGGATATCCAGATC encodes:
- the plsY gene encoding glycerol-3-phosphate 1-O-acyltransferase PlsY, with the protein product MIWISLLLSYLIGAIPFGLIIAKGWKRVDVRRYGSGNIGFTNVLRVAGPGPGFATLVLDVLKAYISARFVSRLGGEVPYLTAACGVAAIIGHNWTVYLKFKGGKGIAATIGAFLALDPMLTLLGLGVWAVTVGLTRYVSLGSILFVCSLPVWVAIFGAVEGWSNRYTYMIMAAGAIAVMGLIRHIGNIKRLINGTERKLGERVQTS